A genomic window from Pyxidicoccus trucidator includes:
- a CDS encoding class I SAM-dependent methyltransferase, translated as MPNLLDLPRQALMDLRSRLSHLPLVSQLPLRNVVPDLLSLSSPAPQDHALADPERVDVWQKACERYVRPGHVVMDACTGTGLRTFLAASRHPKKLYAVDGSRLLDTAQWVARRNGLEHIDFVRSHPWQYHPPEKVDVLLHELLGDALFDAGLVPRMLDLRTRMLKPGGRILPNRFEVFVEPVQLRDEACLPFIWSQRFPSVDYSCLQTLREAMNPSYFTRVIRSYEVDHLLCDPEPAFAFDLETMAADGLPHRVRYERPVVDEGRVDGFCLFYKVAFDAELSFTVSPLRGQNHAGMTLLRVDSREFERFDTLSFELELPDPGDVRTWRWQFT; from the coding sequence ATGCCGAATCTGCTCGACCTGCCTCGCCAGGCATTGATGGATCTGCGCTCGCGGCTGAGCCACCTGCCACTGGTGTCCCAGCTCCCGCTGCGCAATGTCGTGCCGGACCTGCTGTCCCTGTCCAGCCCCGCGCCGCAGGACCACGCGCTGGCGGACCCGGAACGGGTGGACGTCTGGCAGAAGGCGTGTGAGCGGTATGTGCGCCCCGGGCACGTGGTGATGGATGCGTGCACCGGCACGGGTCTGCGCACCTTCCTGGCGGCCTCCCGTCATCCGAAGAAGCTGTACGCGGTGGACGGCTCGCGGCTGCTGGACACGGCGCAGTGGGTGGCGCGGCGCAACGGGCTGGAGCACATCGACTTCGTGCGCTCGCACCCCTGGCAGTACCACCCGCCGGAGAAGGTGGACGTGCTGCTGCACGAGCTGCTGGGCGACGCCCTCTTCGACGCGGGCCTGGTGCCGAGGATGTTGGATTTGCGCACCCGCATGCTGAAGCCGGGCGGGCGCATCCTCCCCAACCGCTTCGAGGTCTTCGTGGAGCCGGTGCAGCTTCGCGACGAGGCCTGCCTCCCCTTCATCTGGAGCCAGCGCTTCCCCAGCGTGGACTACAGCTGCCTCCAGACGCTGCGCGAGGCGATGAACCCGTCCTACTTCACGCGCGTCATCCGCTCGTACGAGGTGGACCATCTCCTGTGCGACCCGGAGCCCGCCTTCGCCTTCGATTTGGAGACGATGGCGGCGGATGGCCTGCCGCACCGCGTGCGCTACGAGCGGCCCGTGGTGGACGAGGGCCGGGTGGACGGCTTCTGCCTCTTCTACAAGGTGGCCTTCGACGCGGAGCTGTCCTTCACCGTGTCGCCGCTGCGCGGGCAGAACCACGCGGGCATGACGCTGCTGCGCGTGGACTCGCGCGAATTCGAGCGCTTCGACACGCTCTCCTTCGAGCTGGAGCTGCCGGACCCGGGCGACGTTCGCACCTGGCGCTGGCAGTTCACCTGA